From a region of the Alnus glutinosa chromosome 1, dhAlnGlut1.1, whole genome shotgun sequence genome:
- the LOC133872952 gene encoding uncharacterized protein LOC133872952 isoform X2, translating to MSSSEAKMRGSMYVDNANAPSTSGPPPRAPQAAPTHPNSKHSGGNVFRLLARREVSPRTKHSSKRFWREAFNSQVDFFGSRCEAMRDARGGLVSWVEAETLRHLSAKYCPLLPPPRSTIAAAFSPDGRTLASTHGDHTVKIIDFQTGSCLKVLNGHRRTPWVVRFHPLYPEILASGSLDHEVRLWDANTAECIGSRDFYRPIASIAFHAQGELLAVASGHKLYIWHYNRGGETSSPTIVLKTRRSLRAVHFHPHAAPFLLTAEVNDLDSSDSSMTLATSPGYLHYPPPTVYLADAHSNDLPCLADELPIMPLPLLMLSSFARDDGRISLQHTYGDVGSSGVQQRADPSASVRLLTYSTPSGQYELLLSPIDPNSSSAVPEDMGNDSLMSETDNAISQSAIDAMETMEVQPEERNNRFFRFGDPMYWELPFLQGWLIGQSQAGQRTMGSVNASAHENLSAFSEMENLVTSSVMPTGVSQSRVTGRSSSRQHSSRSRLMATTGSGEGAGFNHMSRDEGDPQLAVSRIQSELATSLAAAAAAELPCTVKLRIWPHDAKDPCAPLDAEKCRLIIPHAVLCSEMGAHFSPCGRFLAACVACMLPHLEADLGSQSQLHHDITGAATSPTRHPISAHRVLYELRIYSLEEATFGSVLTSRAIRAAHCLTSIQFSPTSEHLLLAYGRRHSSLLKSVVIDGETTAPIYTILEVYRVSDMELVRVIPSAEDEVNVACFHPSVGGGLVYGTKEGRLRLLQCDGSHAMNCAPSRFLDENMLEVPTYALEC from the exons ATGAGCTCGTCGGAAGCAAAAATGAGGGGATCTATGTATGTAGACAACGCGAACGCCCCGTCAACCTCAGGTCCACCGCCTCGCGCCCCTCAGGCTGCGCCGACCCACCCGAATTCCAAGCACAG TGGTGGCAATGTGTTTCGACTCTTGGCACGAAGAGAGGTTTCTCCTCGAACAAAGCACTCATCAAAACGATTTTGGAGAGAAGCTTTTAACTCGcaagttgatttttttgggtcaaGGTGTGAAGCAATGCGAGATGCAAGAGGAGGTCTTGTCTCATG GGTGGAGGCAGAAACATTGCGGCATCTATCAGCCAAATATTGTCCACTGTTGCCACCTCCTAGGTCAACTATAGCGGCAGCCTTCAGCCCTGATGGGAGGACGCTTGCTTCTACACA TGGAGACCATACCGTGAAGATTATTGATTTCCAAACTGGGAGCTGCTTAAAGGTTTTGAATGGTCACCGGAGAACCCCTTGGGTG GTTAGGTTTCATCCATTATATCCTGAAATACTTGCAAGTGGAAGTTTAGATCATGAAGTTCGTTTGTGGGATGCAAACACTGCAGAGTGTATAGGATCACGTGATTTTT ATCGTCCTATCGCTTCTATTGCCTTCCATGCTCAGGGGGAGCTCCTTGCTGTGGCTTCAGGTCACAAG CTGTATATATGGCATTACAACCGGGGAGGGGAGACATCCTCACCAACCATTGTACTGAAAACACGCCGGTCTCTTCGGGCTGTGCATTTTCACCCACATGCAGCCCCTTTTCTTCTAACTGCTGAG GTCAATGACCTTGACTCATCAGATTCCTCGATGACGCTTGCAACTTCTCCAGGTTACTTGCACTATCCTCCACCCACAGTGTACTTGGCTGATGCTCATTCCAATGATCTTCCTTGTTTGGCGGATGAACTTCCTATAATGCCTTTGCCCTTGTTGATGTTGTCTTCATTTGCTAGAGATGATGGTAGAATATCTTTGCAGCATACTTATGGGGATGTTGGTTCAAGTGGTGTGCAACAGAGAGCGGATCCTTCTGCTTCAGTGCGACTTCTGACATATTCTACTCCATCAGGGCAGTATGAACTTCTTCTGTCTCCTATAGATCCTAATAGCTCATCTGCTGTGCCAGAAGATATGGGAAACGATTCTCTAATGAGTGAAACAGATAATGCAATTTCTCAATCTGCTATAGATGCCATGGAGACTATGGAAGTGCAGCCTGAAGAGAGAAATAATCGCTTCTTCCGTTTTGGTGACCCAATGTATTGGGAACTACCTTTCTTGCAAGGGTGGTTAATTGGCCAGAGCCAAGCTGGGCAACGAACCATGGGTTCAGTCAATGCTTCAGCTCATGAGAATTTATCagcatttagtgaaatggaaaaTCTTGTAACTTCTTCGGTTATGCCCACTGGTGTTAGCCAATCTAGGGTTACTGGAAGATCTAGTTCACGGCAGCATTCTTCACGTTCCCGCCTGATGGCCACGACTGGATCTGGTGAAGGTGCTGGCTTTAATCACATGTCACGTGATGAAGGTGATCCTCAACTTGCTGTTAGCAGAATCCAATCTGAACTTGCAACCTCACTGGCTGCAGCTGCTGCTGCAGAGTTACCTTGCACTGTGAAGCTAAGAATATGGCCGCATGATGCAAAAGATCCATGTGCTCCTCTAGATGCAGAAAAGTGCCGCTTAATCATACCACATGCTGTACTTTGTAG TGAAATGGGTGCTCATTTTTCACCCTGCGGGAGATTTTTAGCAGCCTGTGTTGCATGCATGCTGCCTCATCTGGAAGCTGATCTAGGATCGCAAAGCCAGCTCCACCATGACATCACAGGGGCTGCTACTTCCCCGACTCGACACCCAATTTCAGCTCACCGAGTTCTGTATGAGCTTCGGATATATTCCCTTGAGGAGGCAAC aTTTGGCTCCGTGCTGACTTCTCGGGCAATACGGGCTGCCCATTGTTTAACTTCAATTCAG TTCTCTCCCACATCAGAGCACTTGTTACTTGCCTATGGTCGTCGCCATAGTTCACTTCTTAAGAGTGTTGTCATTGACGGAGAGACAACAGCACCCATTTACACGATTCTAGAG GTTTACAGAGTGTCTGATATGGAACTTGTGAGAGTTATTCCTAGTGCTGAGGATGAGGTCAATGTAGCCTGCTTTCATCCTTCAGTTGGAGGTGGCCTTGTCTATGGGACTAAG GAAGGGAGACTTAGGCTCCTCCAATGTGATGGTTCTCATGCCATGAATTGTGCACCATCTCGCTTTCTTGATGAAAACATGCTTGAG GTCCCAACATATGCTTTAGAATGCTAA
- the LOC133872952 gene encoding uncharacterized protein LOC133872952 isoform X1, with protein sequence MSSSEAKMRGSMYVDNANAPSTSGPPPRAPQAAPTHPNSKHSGGNVFRLLARREVSPRTKHSSKRFWREAFNSQVDFFGSRCEAMRDARGGLVSWVEAETLRHLSAKYCPLLPPPRSTIAAAFSPDGRTLASTHGDHTVKIIDFQTGSCLKVLNGHRRTPWVVRFHPLYPEILASGSLDHEVRLWDANTAECIGSRDFYRPIASIAFHAQGELLAVASGHKLYIWHYNRGGETSSPTIVLKTRRSLRAVHFHPHAAPFLLTAEVNDLDSSDSSMTLATSPGYLHYPPPTVYLADAHSNDLPCLADELPIMPLPLLMLSSFARDDGRISLQHTYGDVGSSGVQQRADPSASVRLLTYSTPSGQYELLLSPIDPNSSSAVPEDMGNDSLMSETDNAISQSAIDAMETMEVQPEERNNRFFRFGDPMYWELPFLQGWLIGQSQAGQRTMGSVNASAHENLSAFSEMENLVTSSVMPTGVSQSRVTGRSSSRQHSSRSRLMATTGSGEGAGFNHMSRDEGDPQLAVSRIQSELATSLAAAAAAELPCTVKLRIWPHDAKDPCAPLDAEKCRLIIPHAVLCSEMGAHFSPCGRFLAACVACMLPHLEADLGSQSQLHHDITGAATSPTRHPISAHRVLYELRIYSLEEATFGSVLTSRAIRAAHCLTSIQFSPTSEHLLLAYGRRHSSLLKSVVIDGETTAPIYTILEVYRVSDMELVRVIPSAEDEVNVACFHPSVGGGLVYGTKEGRLRLLQCDGSHAMNCAPSRFLDENMLEVSQHTHVFIRVLVRGWQSLFTHDSKLLNHTIFSPPQCLPNDAPFHANFFFFFFMYCYKNLVCNIRNLV encoded by the exons ATGAGCTCGTCGGAAGCAAAAATGAGGGGATCTATGTATGTAGACAACGCGAACGCCCCGTCAACCTCAGGTCCACCGCCTCGCGCCCCTCAGGCTGCGCCGACCCACCCGAATTCCAAGCACAG TGGTGGCAATGTGTTTCGACTCTTGGCACGAAGAGAGGTTTCTCCTCGAACAAAGCACTCATCAAAACGATTTTGGAGAGAAGCTTTTAACTCGcaagttgatttttttgggtcaaGGTGTGAAGCAATGCGAGATGCAAGAGGAGGTCTTGTCTCATG GGTGGAGGCAGAAACATTGCGGCATCTATCAGCCAAATATTGTCCACTGTTGCCACCTCCTAGGTCAACTATAGCGGCAGCCTTCAGCCCTGATGGGAGGACGCTTGCTTCTACACA TGGAGACCATACCGTGAAGATTATTGATTTCCAAACTGGGAGCTGCTTAAAGGTTTTGAATGGTCACCGGAGAACCCCTTGGGTG GTTAGGTTTCATCCATTATATCCTGAAATACTTGCAAGTGGAAGTTTAGATCATGAAGTTCGTTTGTGGGATGCAAACACTGCAGAGTGTATAGGATCACGTGATTTTT ATCGTCCTATCGCTTCTATTGCCTTCCATGCTCAGGGGGAGCTCCTTGCTGTGGCTTCAGGTCACAAG CTGTATATATGGCATTACAACCGGGGAGGGGAGACATCCTCACCAACCATTGTACTGAAAACACGCCGGTCTCTTCGGGCTGTGCATTTTCACCCACATGCAGCCCCTTTTCTTCTAACTGCTGAG GTCAATGACCTTGACTCATCAGATTCCTCGATGACGCTTGCAACTTCTCCAGGTTACTTGCACTATCCTCCACCCACAGTGTACTTGGCTGATGCTCATTCCAATGATCTTCCTTGTTTGGCGGATGAACTTCCTATAATGCCTTTGCCCTTGTTGATGTTGTCTTCATTTGCTAGAGATGATGGTAGAATATCTTTGCAGCATACTTATGGGGATGTTGGTTCAAGTGGTGTGCAACAGAGAGCGGATCCTTCTGCTTCAGTGCGACTTCTGACATATTCTACTCCATCAGGGCAGTATGAACTTCTTCTGTCTCCTATAGATCCTAATAGCTCATCTGCTGTGCCAGAAGATATGGGAAACGATTCTCTAATGAGTGAAACAGATAATGCAATTTCTCAATCTGCTATAGATGCCATGGAGACTATGGAAGTGCAGCCTGAAGAGAGAAATAATCGCTTCTTCCGTTTTGGTGACCCAATGTATTGGGAACTACCTTTCTTGCAAGGGTGGTTAATTGGCCAGAGCCAAGCTGGGCAACGAACCATGGGTTCAGTCAATGCTTCAGCTCATGAGAATTTATCagcatttagtgaaatggaaaaTCTTGTAACTTCTTCGGTTATGCCCACTGGTGTTAGCCAATCTAGGGTTACTGGAAGATCTAGTTCACGGCAGCATTCTTCACGTTCCCGCCTGATGGCCACGACTGGATCTGGTGAAGGTGCTGGCTTTAATCACATGTCACGTGATGAAGGTGATCCTCAACTTGCTGTTAGCAGAATCCAATCTGAACTTGCAACCTCACTGGCTGCAGCTGCTGCTGCAGAGTTACCTTGCACTGTGAAGCTAAGAATATGGCCGCATGATGCAAAAGATCCATGTGCTCCTCTAGATGCAGAAAAGTGCCGCTTAATCATACCACATGCTGTACTTTGTAG TGAAATGGGTGCTCATTTTTCACCCTGCGGGAGATTTTTAGCAGCCTGTGTTGCATGCATGCTGCCTCATCTGGAAGCTGATCTAGGATCGCAAAGCCAGCTCCACCATGACATCACAGGGGCTGCTACTTCCCCGACTCGACACCCAATTTCAGCTCACCGAGTTCTGTATGAGCTTCGGATATATTCCCTTGAGGAGGCAAC aTTTGGCTCCGTGCTGACTTCTCGGGCAATACGGGCTGCCCATTGTTTAACTTCAATTCAG TTCTCTCCCACATCAGAGCACTTGTTACTTGCCTATGGTCGTCGCCATAGTTCACTTCTTAAGAGTGTTGTCATTGACGGAGAGACAACAGCACCCATTTACACGATTCTAGAG GTTTACAGAGTGTCTGATATGGAACTTGTGAGAGTTATTCCTAGTGCTGAGGATGAGGTCAATGTAGCCTGCTTTCATCCTTCAGTTGGAGGTGGCCTTGTCTATGGGACTAAG GAAGGGAGACTTAGGCTCCTCCAATGTGATGGTTCTCATGCCATGAATTGTGCACCATCTCGCTTTCTTGATGAAAACATGCTTGAG